The genomic window GTGTTGTAACAGAATTCCGTGCACTGAATCGTCCTCGTTCAGTTGCGTGATGACATCCAGTAGTTCTTCCGTGGTAGTGTCTTCATCTAAGTAAATACGTTCGGATTCCATTCCGATTTTTTTACAAGCGTTCGCTTTCATCTGTACATACGTTTTGGAAGAAGAATTATCTCCTACTAAAATGGTTGCAAGTTTTGGTGTTACCCCTTGTTTGCTTAAGGATTCCACTGTTTGCTTCAATTCCTCTTTGATTGATGTTGCCACTTTTCTCCCGTCCAGAATCATTGGTTGATTCATATCTATAACCTCCTATAGTTTGAAGGGGAATCCCCTCGCCCAGACGACCGGCAATTCTCACACATAGCTCCCTTGTGGTGGTCTCCACGTTTGTCGTCAGTCACTATGTGATTATATCTATATTTGAAGTGCTTTTGATGCAATATCTTTTCGGTAAAAAATATGATCACTTTCAAAACGACTCATTTCATGATAAACCGCTTGCTGCGCTTGTTCAAGCGTAGGTTGTTTGGAAGCCACTAACAGGATTCTACCTCCGTTTGCCTTCCATTCTCCCGCCTGATTTTTAGTTCCTGCGTGGAAAAGCAGACTTGGTGGATTTTTGGCTGGCAAGTCAGGCAGTGAAGCACCTTTTTCATAAGCTCCAGGATAGCCTTTTGACGCCAGGACTACCCCAACCACTGCATCTTGTGACCATTGAAGTTCGAGGGGCTCTGCTTTCAGCACACTCTCTATTACATCTACCAGATCATTCTCAAGTCTCGGCAAAACGACTTGTGCTTCTGGATCCCCGAAACGAGCATTGAACTCAATCACTTTCGGTCCACCCTCTGTCAAAATCAGACCTGCGTAAAGGATTCCCGTGAATGATCGCTCCTCTTGTACGAGCGCTTCTGCTGTCGGTTTCAGTATCTTTTCAATGGATTGTTCGTAGATAGTGTCTTCAATCTGAGGCACTGGAGAATAAGCCCCCATGCCGCCAGTGTTTGGACCTTTATCGTTATCATATGCTCGCTTATGATCTTGCGAAAGAACCATTGGGTAGACATTGGTGCCATTGACGAAAGCCATCAAAGAGAACTCTTCACCTTGTAGGAACTCTTCAATGACGATTCGCGCTCCCGCTTCACCAAAAGCTTGATCCCCAAGCATGTCGTCGACTGCTTGTTCCGCTTCTTCTAACGTTTGAGCAACCACAACACCTTTTCCAGCAGCGAGACCATCCGCTTTGATGACGATCGGTGCACCTTGCGCGTGTATGTATTCTTTCGCAGGTGCGATTTCATGGAAAGTTTGCGATGCCGCAGTAGGAATCTGATATTTTTTCATCAACGCTTTCGCAAAGTCTTTACTTCCCTCTATGAGAGAAGCAGCTTCTGTCGGTCCGAAAATTCGAAGGTTCGCTTCTTGAAAATGATCCACGATCCCAGCCATAAGTGGTACTTCTGGTCCTACGATTGTCAGGTCAATCTCTTCTTTTTTCGCAAAGTTGAGGAGTTCGTTGTGATTCGATTCCTCTATAGGAAGTAGCGTTGTCACGTCTTCCATCCCATCATTGCCAGGCGCTACGAATACTTGCTCTACCCGATTACTTTGAGCTACTTTCCAAGCGAGGACGTGTTCGCGTCCACCTCGACCGATGATCAACACCTTCATAGCCGAACCTCCTTTTGCATTAGTGTTTAAAGTGTCTTACTCCGGTGAACACCATTGTGATTCCGTACTCGTTACATTTCTTGATCGAATCTTCATCACGAATAGATCCACCCGGTTGGATGATTGCTCGGACTCCAGCTTGGTGAGCTGCCTCCACGGTATCATCCATCGGAAAGAAGGCGTCAGATGCCATCGCAGCCCCTTGAGCTTGAGCACCGGCTTGTTCGATCGCGATCGCTGCAGCTCCTACACGGTTCATTTGACCTGCTCCAACTCCGACCGTCTGCTGATCTTTTGCTAACAAAATCGCATTCGATTTCACATGCTTGACGATTTGCCAAGCGAACTTGAGATCCGTCCATTCATCTTCAGTCGGCTCACGTTCTGTCGCAACGGTGAACTCAACATCTTCCACTGGGTATTGATCTTCTTCTTGAATCAACACACCACCGGTCACTGAGTGCAAACGTTCGTTACCACGGCTCTTTTCCACCGGAATTTCTAACAATCGAATGTTTTTCTTCTTCGATAAAATGTCAAAAGCTTCATCTGTGAACGACGGAGCAATGATGATTTCTAAAAAGATTTGGCTCAACTTGTCCGCGACCTCTTTTTCAACAGGTCGATTCAAAGCGACAATACCTCCGAAAATCGATACTGGATCTGCGGCATAAGCTCTAGAGTAAGCTTCGAACAAGGACTTTCCTGTTCCGACCCCACACGGATTTGTGTGCTTAACGGCTACAGCAGCAGGAGAATCAAATTCACGCACCATCGATAGTGCCGCATCAGCATCTTGAATATTGTTGTAGGATAATTCTTTCCCGTGTAATTGTTTCGCATGCGCAAGAGATGATTGTTCAGCAAAAGGTTCGACATAGAAAGCGGCTTTCTGATGTGGATTCTCTCCGTATCGAAGCACTTGTTTACGCTCGTAAGTAACGGTTTTTGTCTCAGGAAAAGCTTCGTCTGTTAAGTAATCTGCCACTAAAGAATCGTACTGTGCTGTATGGCGAAACACCTTGGCAGCAAGCTCTTTTTTCTTTTCAAAAGATACTTCCTCACCATTCTGAACAGCTGTAACCACAGTTTCATAGTCTTCGGGATTGACAACAACTGTTACGTCCTGATGATTCTTAGCTGCTGAGCGGAGCAACGTAGGTCCACCGATATCAATGTTTTCAATGGCATCTTCAAAAGAAACGTCTTCTTTCGCCACGGTCTCTTTGAATGGATAAAGGTTCACCACCACTAAATCAATCGGCGTAATTCCATGCTCCTTCAGTTGAGACTGGTGATCTTCAGAGGACCTTTTCGCAAGTAATGCCCCATGAACATTAGGGTGCAACGTTTTCACGCGCCCATCCATAATCTCAGGGAAATCTGTCACCTCTGATATTCCTTTGACGGTCACACCCGCTTCTTCGATCACCCGCTTTGTTCCACCGGTTGAAATCAACTCGACCCCCGCGTCATCCAATTTCTTCGCGAGCTCTTCGATTCCATTCTTATCAGAAACACTAAGTAGCGCTCTTTTGATCATGTTCTCCCAACCTTCCTGCGACTGAAGCAATCGTCTTAGGGTACAACTCATGCTCCACCTTCTGAATTTTTTCTTGCAAACTTTCATATGTATCTTGTTTTTCAATCTGTATTTTCACCTGTTCAATGATCGGCCCTGTGTCCATACCATCATCTACGAAATGAACAGTCACACCTGTATCTAAGGCAGCACTATCTAAAGCCTGGCCGATCGCATCTTTTCCAGGAAATGCAGGTAAATACGATGGATGGATATTCATGATCCGCCCTTCAAATTCTCTTAAGATCGTCGGCCCGATCAAGCGCATGTAACCCGCTAGTACAACCAAGTCAATCTTTTTCTCTTGTAACAATGACAGTACCTTAGATTCGTACTCGATTTTATCGGAAAAATCTTTCGGCGAAAAAGCATCCGCTTCGATCCCGAACTTCTTAGCTCGCTCAAGAACAAACGCCTTCGGTCGATCTGAAAAAAGATAGACGACCTCGTACCCTGATTCCTGCACACGCGATGCTTGGACGATCGATTCAAAATTCGAACCACTTCCAGACGCGAAAATTGCTATTCGCTTCATTACATTTTCCCTCTTTTCAACTCTAGTTCACCCGAGTGATTGACTGTCCCTAATTCATATCCATCTTCACCGATTGATTTCAATGTCTCAAGAACTGTTCTTGCATCCTCTTTATTAACTGTCAGTACCATTCCAATCCCCATATTGAATACGTGATACATTTCATTAAGATCCAGATTTCCGTAGCTTTGTAAAAAAGGGAATACATCTGGCATAGGAACAGTATCAAGCTCAATCTCAGCGCCAAATCCTTCAGGCAGCATCCGAGGGATATTTTCATGAAACCCTCCACCAGTGATGTGAGCCATCCCTTTGATTGTGACTTTTTCCATCAAAGCAAGAATGGCAGAAACGTAAATTTTCGTTGGGGTCAGTAACACTTCACCTAACGGACGCTTGAAAGGTTCGTAAACTTTATTCCAATCCAACTCCGCTTCCTCTACAATCTTCCGGACCAAAGAGAAGCCATTGCTGTGCACCCCTGAAGAAGGTAAGCCAAGCAGTACATCTCCAGCTTGAATATCTTCGCCCGTGATGATATCACTTTTCTCACACGCACCTACTGCAAAACCAGCGATGTCATATTCATCTACATCATATAATCCCGGCATTTCAGCTGTCTCGCCGCCGATTAATGCACAACCTGACTTCTCACACCCATCAGCGACACCTTTGACGATCTGCTCGATTTTCTCGGGATCAGCTTTTCCAAGTGCTAGATAGTCCAAAAAATATAACGGTTCCGCACCTTGAGCGATGATATCATTAACGCACATCGCGACTGCGTCCACTCCGATTGTATCGTGTTGATCCGTTTCAAATGCGAGCCTCAATTTCGTCCCGACACCGTCTGTTCCAGAAATTAAGACAGGCTCTTTTAAATTCAAACTGGATAGGTCGAACATTCCACCAAAGCCGCCTAATGCTCCCATGACACCTTTTCGCTCGGTCCTCTTTACATGGGATTTCATTCGTTCAACCGCTTCATATCCTGCTTCAATATCTACACCGGCCTGGCGATAGGCTTGTGACATTACAACTTCACTCCCTGCTTGATGACCTGTTCTTTTTCAAAAGGCATCATTGAATCTTCATGAATATTTGTAGGATATTTCCCTGTAAAACAAGCCAAGCAATGGCCACAATTTGTGCTCTTATCGTCTCTACCAACCGCTTCAACCATATGGTCAGTTTCTAAGAATGCTAGTGAATCCGCACCGATGATCTCTCTGATCTCCTCTACCGAATTTTTGGCTGCAATCAATTCAGAAGACGAAGATGTGTCGATCCCGTAAAAGCATGGATGTTTGATCGGCGGGGAACTGATACGCACGTGCACTTCTTTAGCACCTGCCTCTTTCAACATCTTCACGATTCGTCTTGAAGTGGTCCCGCGAACAATCGAGTCATCCACCATGACGACACGCTTTCCTTCCACAATTTTGCGAACAGGAGATAACTTCATTTGTACACCGCGCTCACGAAGCTCCTGAGAAGGTTGTATGAATGTCCGGCCTACATATCTATTTTTGATTAAACCGAGCTCATATGGGATTCTGGATTGTTCTGCGTACCCTATAGCAGCCGATATACTCGAATCAGGAACTCCAGTAACAACATCAGCCTCTACCGGAAACTCATCGGCCAACCTTTTTCCAAGACGTTTTCTGGTACTATGAATGTTCTCGCCGTCCACATTGCTGTCGGGACGAGCGAAATAAACATATTCCATCGTGCAGATCGAACGGTCCTCAGGCTCAGCG from Halalkalibacillus sediminis includes these protein-coding regions:
- the purD gene encoding phosphoribosylamine--glycine ligase, which codes for MKVLIIGRGGREHVLAWKVAQSNRVEQVFVAPGNDGMEDVTTLLPIEESNHNELLNFAKKEEIDLTIVGPEVPLMAGIVDHFQEANLRIFGPTEAASLIEGSKDFAKALMKKYQIPTAASQTFHEIAPAKEYIHAQGAPIVIKADGLAAGKGVVVAQTLEEAEQAVDDMLGDQAFGEAGARIVIEEFLQGEEFSLMAFVNGTNVYPMVLSQDHKRAYDNDKGPNTGGMGAYSPVPQIEDTIYEQSIEKILKPTAEALVQEERSFTGILYAGLILTEGGPKVIEFNARFGDPEAQVVLPRLENDLVDVIESVLKAEPLELQWSQDAVVGVVLASKGYPGAYEKGASLPDLPAKNPPSLLFHAGTKNQAGEWKANGGRILLVASKQPTLEQAQQAVYHEMSRFESDHIFYRKDIASKALQI
- the purH gene encoding bifunctional phosphoribosylaminoimidazolecarboxamide formyltransferase/IMP cyclohydrolase produces the protein MIKRALLSVSDKNGIEELAKKLDDAGVELISTGGTKRVIEEAGVTVKGISEVTDFPEIMDGRVKTLHPNVHGALLAKRSSEDHQSQLKEHGITPIDLVVVNLYPFKETVAKEDVSFEDAIENIDIGGPTLLRSAAKNHQDVTVVVNPEDYETVVTAVQNGEEVSFEKKKELAAKVFRHTAQYDSLVADYLTDEAFPETKTVTYERKQVLRYGENPHQKAAFYVEPFAEQSSLAHAKQLHGKELSYNNIQDADAALSMVREFDSPAAVAVKHTNPCGVGTGKSLFEAYSRAYAADPVSIFGGIVALNRPVEKEVADKLSQIFLEIIIAPSFTDEAFDILSKKKNIRLLEIPVEKSRGNERLHSVTGGVLIQEEDQYPVEDVEFTVATEREPTEDEWTDLKFAWQIVKHVKSNAILLAKDQQTVGVGAGQMNRVGAAAIAIEQAGAQAQGAAMASDAFFPMDDTVEAAHQAGVRAIIQPGGSIRDEDSIKKCNEYGITMVFTGVRHFKH
- the purN gene encoding phosphoribosylglycinamide formyltransferase, which encodes MKRIAIFASGSGSNFESIVQASRVQESGYEVVYLFSDRPKAFVLERAKKFGIEADAFSPKDFSDKIEYESKVLSLLQEKKIDLVVLAGYMRLIGPTILREFEGRIMNIHPSYLPAFPGKDAIGQALDSAALDTGVTVHFVDDGMDTGPIIEQVKIQIEKQDTYESLQEKIQKVEHELYPKTIASVAGRLGEHDQKSAT
- the purM gene encoding phosphoribosylformylglycinamidine cyclo-ligase; this translates as MSQAYRQAGVDIEAGYEAVERMKSHVKRTERKGVMGALGGFGGMFDLSSLNLKEPVLISGTDGVGTKLRLAFETDQHDTIGVDAVAMCVNDIIAQGAEPLYFLDYLALGKADPEKIEQIVKGVADGCEKSGCALIGGETAEMPGLYDVDEYDIAGFAVGACEKSDIITGEDIQAGDVLLGLPSSGVHSNGFSLVRKIVEEAELDWNKVYEPFKRPLGEVLLTPTKIYVSAILALMEKVTIKGMAHITGGGFHENIPRMLPEGFGAEIELDTVPMPDVFPFLQSYGNLDLNEMYHVFNMGIGMVLTVNKEDARTVLETLKSIGEDGYELGTVNHSGELELKRGKM
- the purF gene encoding amidophosphoribosyltransferase, yielding MLAEIKGLNEECGIFGVYGHKQAAHMTYYGLHSLQHRGQEGAGVVVSDGKTLNQSKGLGLVTEVLDEEELKALTGQASVGHVRYSTAGDKTYENIQPLLFNSKKGSLALAHNGNLVNASKLRSELEEEGSIFQTTSDTEVIAHLIKKGGKKSMLERMKGALKQLEGAYAVLMMLEDQLIAALDPRGMRPLSLGKIGEAYVVASETCAFDVVGAEYIREIQPGEILVINNEGLHSDHFAEPEDRSICTMEYVYFARPDSNVDGENIHSTRKRLGKRLADEFPVEADVVTGVPDSSISAAIGYAEQSRIPYELGLIKNRYVGRTFIQPSQELRERGVQMKLSPVRKIVEGKRVVMVDDSIVRGTTSRRIVKMLKEAGAKEVHVRISSPPIKHPCFYGIDTSSSSELIAAKNSVEEIREIIGADSLAFLETDHMVEAVGRDDKSTNCGHCLACFTGKYPTNIHEDSMMPFEKEQVIKQGVKL